GAGCGAGATGCGGACCCTGAAGGCGGGCGACCGATTCACCATCAAGCACACCACCCAGGTGGCCCGCACGATCGTAAAAGACCTGACCTACCAGCTGGACGTGAACACGCTGCACCGCCACGAGGACGTCACCGAGCTCAGGCTGAACGAGATGGGCCGGGTGACCCTGCGCACCACCGTGCCGCTGTTTTACGACGAATACCGGCGGAACCGCCTGACCGGCAGCTTCATCCTGATCGACGAAGCGACAAACACCACCGTCGGGGCCGGGATGATCCTCGGCGAACCCTAGAACCATGGCCCCGGGCAATGTGGTGTGGCAGCAGGGGCAGGTAAGCCGGGAGGAGCGGCCCAGCCGGGGCGGCACGATCTGGTTCACGGGATTTTCCGGTTCGGGCAAGTCGACCATCGCGTCCGCAGTTGAGGCGGCGCTCATCGCTGCCGGACGCCCGGCCTACCTGTTGGACGGGGACAACGTCCGCCACGGGCTGAACGGGGACCTCGGGTTCTCGGCCGAGGACCGAACAGAGAACGTCCGCCGGATCTCTCACGTCGCCCAGCTGATGGCCGACGCCGGCCTCGTGGTCCTGGTGCCCGTGATCAGCCCATATCGGGACGGCAGGCAGTGGGCCCGGGACATCCACGCGGCCGCGGACCTGCCGTTCGTCGAGGTTTTCGTCGACGCCCCCATCGAGGCCTGCATGGAGCGGGACGTGAAGGGCCTCTACGCCAAGGCGGCTGCCGGGGAGATCCCGAACTTCACCGGCGTGTCGGACCCCTACGAGCCCCCGGAGAACCCGGAGATTCACATCAGGACCGACGAGGAGACACCGGAGACCTCGGTCGCCTCGGTTCTGCTCTACCTGGACACGAACGGCTGGATGTAAATAAAAGCTGATCCGTTGGCAGATTCTGCCGATACGAACTCATGGCGTCCTGGAAACCGTTCTGGTCCAAACACCTCTATCCCATTCTCGGCCTGGCGCTGGCCGTCACGGTCCTGGCCGGCGGGGCCGTTTTTGCGGTGGTTCAGAGCTCGAACAGCTCTGTCGACGCCTCCTCATCCCCTTCCAGAACCCTGGCCAACCGCTCCTCCAGCGTTCTGCTCCAGTTCGAGCCCGAAACCACACCCGAGGCAGCCGCCACGGTTGCGGAGGCGGCGGAAGGCTTTGCCGTCACCTGTCCTTCTGCCAAAGCCCTCCCAGCACAAAACGCCGATGCCTTCGACTGCAAGGTTTCGTCGCTGAACGGCTTCTCGGCTCCGGTGTCGCTTGGTTGCCTCAAGCCCCCGGCCGGCCTGACCTGCACCCCCGACCCTGGGACTGTGACACCTCCGCCCCACGGCTCGGTCGGGTTTCACGTTGGTCTTAGCAACAACAACGTCAAGCCGGGCAAACACAGCTTCAAGATCGTGGGGACCTCGGGAGCGCTCACCAGCAGCTTCACCTGGCCGTTCGACACCTCCGGCACCAAGGCAGGCAACTACCTGACCGAGAAGGGGGCGAACGCCGGCTGCACGAACCTGCCGATGAACCGTATCGCCCGCGGGGAGTCGATGGAAACCGCCTGCAACTTCACCGCCAGCTTCGCGTTCAAGGGGTCGATCACCCCTTCCTGCACCGCTCCCACGGGCATCACCTGTTCGATCAGCCCCAACAGCGTGGCTCCCCGATTCCCCGAGCGCGCCTACGCCACCCTCAGGCTCACGGCGGCACCCAACGCCCCGCTGGGCAAAACGACGGTCGTCGTCACCGGCACGAGTCCGGACTTCAACTCCGAGTTCCTGCCTATCGCCGAGCTTCCATTCGAAACCGTCGGCGCCGGCGGCGCCACTGCAGCCAACGACTACTCGATGGCCTGCAGCCCCTCCCAAACGACCGTGCCGGCCTTCACGACCGCAACGATCAACTGCGAGGTCGCCTCCGGCTCGTACAGCGGGCCGGTGTCAGTCATGTGGATCGGCCTGGACCCGAACTCCCCCCTCCTTACCCAGAGCCAGGGGATCGTTCAGCTGCAGCCGGGTGCCCGGGTCAACGTGACCCACACCCTGGCCCCCACCAACTCGTCCGTCGGCACTTTCCGTTACGTGATGACCGTCCAGCACGGCTCGGCCTACAACTTCTCGAGTGCGGGAGACACCGATCACAGCCGCACCGTGACGCTCACCGTCACGCCGAACGACGTCCCTCCACCCAACCCTTCCTCTCCGCCTCTCCTTCCGGTCTAACCACCCGCCCCGCCGGCCGTGAAAAATTCCTCGATGAATGTAGGCGCGTCGAGGCCGTGGCCGATGATCCTCGGGGCGGTCATCGCCATCGGAACCCTCGCGCTGTACATCGTCCTTCTGGTCCGAGAGGGCAACAACGAGCTCTCGGACGTGGCCTGGGTCTTGGTTCTCCTTCTGGCAGCGATCCACGCCGCGGCGCTGGGCGCACTCCTGCCGAAATACCGGCGGGTGCTTGCGGTGGTCGCCGGGGTGATTCTGCTCGGCCTGGGCGTGCTCAGCATCTTCAGCATCGGGCTCCTGCTGATCGCCGCTGCAGTCTGCTGCTTCCTCCAGCTTCGGGACGCCTGACACTTTTTTCTTGGCCGGCGAGGATCGAAAACCGGCCGGCCGGCGTTTAACTAAGCAAGCTCTTTCGCCACTTAGCCAAGGGGGCGCTCTCAATGTCGAACCGGGTGTTTCCAAGCACTGCCCGCTCCATGCTCCTTGTCTCCCTGGGGGCCGTTTTCGGCTTCATGGCGGTCTCGTCCAGCCCCGCCATCGCGGCCACCGCGCGGGTGACCTACACGGTCGACCGGGCTCCCGGTCCGCAGCTCGTTCCGATTCAGGCCACCGTTTTTCCAGCCGACGCAACCGGAACCCTCACCTTCAGGTTGGACCAGGCCGTCGTCGGCGGTCCGGTGGCAATCGTCGCCGGCGCAGCACAGTCGGCGCCCGTAGACATACCGGACCAGCAGAGCATGATGATCTCCGTCGAATACAGCGGCGACGCCAACTACGAACCCGTCACCGTCGCCACCAACTACGACTTCGCACCCGAAGAGCCGGCCCCGGCCGGGGAGGCCAGACCCGCCCGGGACGAGATCGTTCGCACGGGACCCGAGACCTTCCCGATGTCACTTCTCGCTGCCGCCCTGATCGGCGCGGGATTCGTGGTGCTCCGAGCCGGCAGGACCGCCGACCGACCATAAAAGAAACCGGCCCCCGAAAATGGGGGCCGGTCTGTTAGAGCTGGCACATCTACTAGAGGTAGTCCTCCGGCTGCATCTTGGCGGCATCGACCCGGTTGGCCCTCCGCTGGATCAGCACACCGGAAACCAGGAAAGAGGCTGCCAGGAGCGCCAGCGGTACCGTGGAGGATCCGGTGCGAGGCAGCACCCCGGTCTTGCCGGAGCCGACGTTCACCCTCTCCATGACCCCGCGGCTCGGCTGGTAGCGGGCGTCGCCGCTGTACTCCGCCTCGACCCTGTGGTTGCCGGGCTTCAGGGTAACCGGCGCCGAGTTGGCGACACCGTCCTTGACCGCAACCGGCGACCCGATGTTCTTTCCGTCGAGCTTGAACTGAACGGTCCCGGTCGCTTCGGCCGGCGTGATCGCAGCGTGGAAGGTGACCGCCTTCGACATCTGCTCGCTGTTGATGCCGTAGGTGAGCTTCACCGACGTGGCGATCTTCGGGCCGGTTTGGACGCCGGGCACACTGGCGGTATCGCTGCTCGGGCGGAAGTTGGCGTCGCCGCTGTACTCGGCGACCACGGCGTGGTTGCCGGCGGAGAGCGTGGTCGGGCCCGACTTGGCGACACCGTTGCTCAGAGCCACCGGGCTCCCGAAGCTGGTCCCGTCGACCTTGAACTGAACCGTCCCGGAGGCGTTTGCCGGAGAGACGGTCGCAACGAACGTCCTCTCCTCCGGCTTGTTCGAGTTGGCCAGGAGTGACAGCTTCGTGGTGGTCGCCTGCTTACCGGAAACCACCTGACCGCCGGGCAGGGTGCCCGTGCTCGGGTTGAAGTTGACGTCCCCGCTGTACTCGGCGGTTATTGCGCTCGTGCCGGTGGAGTCGTCGTCGGAGGTCAGCTCGATCTCGGCGACGCCGTCCGAAAGTGCCACGGGTTCGTCGATCACTTCACCGTCAACCTTGAACCGGACGGTTCCGGTGGCCCCGGGCCTGGGGAACACGCTTGCGGTGATCGTGATGTCCTCGCCCGGCCGGGACGGGTTCTTGCTGGAGGTGACGGTTGTGGTCGAGTCGCCTTTGGTCACCTGCTGGCCTCCGGCCAGGGTCCCGGTGCTGGGGTTGAAGTTGGCATCTCCGCTGTACTCCGCCACGAGCGTGCGGGTGCCGGGAGGACCGGAAAGAGTGGTGACCGCGAAGCCGGCCGTGCCGTTGTTCAGGGTCAGAGGCGCCCCGAAGTTGATGCCGTTCATCTTCAGCTGCACGCTGCCGCCGGCGGTCGAAGGCAGAACGTTCACGGTGAAGCTAACCGGCTCGTGCAGCTTTGCCGGGTTGCGGCTGGAGGTAACGGTGGTGGTCGAGTCGCCTTTGGTCACCTGCTGGCCTCCGGCCAGGGTCCCGGTGCTCGGGGCGACGGTGGCGTCTCCGCTGTACTCCGCGACAACGGTGTGGGGACCGACCGGCGGGGCCGAGCTCATCGCAAGGCCGGCGGTGCCGCCGCTGACCGGCACCGCGGCACCGGCGTTTACTCCGTCGATCTTGAACTGGACCGTGCCGGTAGCCGCCGCCGGTGTCACCGTCGCAGTGAAGGTAACCGCCTGGCCGGCCTTGGCCGGGTTGTTGCTGGAGGTCACCGCCACCGACGATGCGAGGGCCGCAGCCGAGTCGGCCGCGTAGGAAGTGGCCGCAAACGCCGGCGCTCCCGCCAGAAGGATCATCGCGACAGCCATCAGGCACACCACCAGGAACACACCCACCCGGGCTCTTCCTTTCGGCCACCAACTCTCGTCGAATACCGCGTTTCCGTCGAAACCCAGCTCGTTTTGTCCTGTACTGATGTTCATGTTCCGCCCCCTTGACTGGTCTTGAGCAGGTCTGGTTTTTCTGCTTCTACGGGTTTGACGGACGGCCGAAGGCGTTTCGTCGAGTCGTATTCCGAAATGAGCACTACCGGCAATTCGCCTGGGTAGATCCGGCGGAGCATGGGACAATTTCTCCATGGTTGAGGCCCGGCGGACGCCCCTTTCCGAGCTGGCCGGGGTGCAGCGGAAGATCATCGGCGTCCTTGCGGGCGCCCAGGTGGTCAGCGGCATGGGCACTTCGGTGGCTTTCGCGTTCAGCGCTCTGGTGGTCCACGAGCTCTCCGGTTCGACGGCGTTAAGCGGCCTCGCCGGGACCGCGGTGGTTCTCGGCGCGGCCCTGTTCGCGCTTCCCACCGCCCGGGCCGCCGGCAAAGGCGGCCGAAGAGCCGGACTCTCGCTCGCCTACGGCGTCGCCCTGCTCGGGTCGGTGATTGCGGTTACCGCGATCGCGCTGGGACTCTGGCCGCTGCTCCTCGCCGGCCTGCTCCTCCTCGGCGCCGGCACCGCCGGGAACCTGTCGGCCCGCTACGCCGCCACCGACCTTGCTCCGGCCGGCCACGCCGCCCGGCACCTGTCGTGGGTGGTGTGGGCGGCGACCGTCGGCGCCGTCGCCGGCCCGAACCTGGCCCAGCCGGCCGCAGAGCTGGGAGCTCGGTTGGGGCTGTCGCCCGAGGCGGGTCCGTTTGCGGCCGCCGGGCTGACCTTCGCCCTGTCCGGGCTCATCCTCAACATCTGGCTGCGGCCGGATCCGCTGGTGCTGGCCCGGTCTCTGGCGGTTCCGACGCTGGACGATCACGGGCTCCCGGTTCGAACCTCGATGCGGGCCGCGTGGGCGGCCCTCAAGGTCGTCCCGGCCGCCAGGCGGGCACTGCTTGCGATAGCGGTCAGCCACACGGCGATGGTGTCGATCATGTCGATGACTCCGGTGCACCTCGACGGGGGGCACGCCACCCTGACGATCATCGGGATCGTGATCAGCATCCACGTCGCCGGCATGTACACGCTGGCGCCGCTCATCGGCTCACTGGCCGACCGGGTGGGCAAACCGCAGGTCCTGATCCTCGGGATGTTGCTGCTCCTTGCGGCTGCAGCCACCGCCGGGATGGGGGGCCACAACGTGCCTATGGTGACCATCGGGCTGTTCCTTCTGGGCGTCGGGTGGTCGTGCGGCCTGATTGCAGGGTCGTCAATGCTGTCCGAGGCCCTGAGCGTCGACCTGCGGCCCGTCGTCCAGGGCTTCTCCGACCTGGTTATGAACGCCTGCGGGGCCGGCGGTGCGCTTCTTGCGGGAGCCGTGATGGGGGCTACCTCCTTCGGGGCCCTGTCGGGACTGGTGGGGACGATGGTCGTGTTGACGGTCTTGTCGCTAAGCAGGGGGATGGGAGCCGTGCCGCCCGGTGGGCGTCAGGTGCCCAGCAGTTACTAAGGGCAGAAACTTCTAGAGGTCTAGCCTTTAAGTGTCGATAGGTAGGTATGTCTCGATGGAAAACCCTGACCACCTGCTGGTGGACCAAAAACCTGTTCGAAATCGCGTGCGCCACGGTCGTGGTCGCTCTTCTGGTGGGCGGCATTGCTTTTGCGATTGTGCAGGCCCCTAGCGTCCAAGTGGTGGAGAGCCAGTCCACCAAAACCACCGAAGCCCGCTCTGCGGCCGTACCTTTGAGCCGGCCGGACCTTCAGTCCCCCGAGCCCAGCGTGCCGGCGGCGGAGGATCAGTTCGAAATCGTCTGCCTGCCCGGCGATGGCCTACCCGACCAGTTCGGCTGCGAGGTTGTATCGCATTCAGAAGGCCTGCAACCTAACGCCGACCCCTTCTAAGCCGTACTACCCGGCTCCGCAGGCCGGACCGGTTCGGCAGGGTCGGGCGTCTCGACCGGAGCCACCGGTTCCGGCGTCGCGGGAGTATCCGGCGTCTTGACCGGCTCCGGAGCGGGCTCTTCTGCAGCCGGGACCGGCTCGACCGCCTCCGGGGGCGCTTCGGCAGTGGCCGCACGTTCGCGCAACGTCACCTTCTTGCCTGCGACCTTCCAGCCCGCCAGCCCGAACACCGTGAAGACCACGTTCAACACGCCGTGGGTGCGGGCCATGTCCCGGACCGACAGCCCGCCGACCACCAGGTACTGGCCCACCGCGTACTGGACCGCCAGCACCATAGAGATCCACACGGCGGCCGACGAGACGATCAGCAGGACGCGGGCGGCCGGAGGCAGGCGCCAGGCGATCAGTGTCGTCCCCGCCGCAAGGGCTATCAGGGACAGCGCCATCAGGATGGCGCCCTCGACCTCGAGAAGCGGCGACCCGCTGATCCCGGCTGCGACCAGGACCATCGCCAGCACCACCCCGCCGCCGGCGTAGGCGGCAAGGCGGTCCCATCGCCCGGGGAGGGCCCTCAGCCAGCGGGCGGCCTGGGCGGCGAGTATCGGTGCGGCGAAGCCGGCGAAGTGGAAGTGGACGGCGGTTAGCTCGACGATCTCGATGGGTAGGTCCATCGGCCGCACGCCGGCCCGGAAAAGGACCAGCCAGGCGGCGCCGACGACCAGGAAGAGGCAGGCGGCGATAGGAAGGTAGCCCTCGAACCGGGGGGGCCGGGCCTTCGATACCTCGGCGACTGCGGAGATGCCGACCATCAGGCACAGCGCAAGCCATAGACCGGAGAGAACGCCGCCGATGCTGTCCTGGTAGGCCGCGTCGCGGGGGACGACCGAGAGGGAGCCCAGCACGGCGACAAAAGGGACCGCCTTGTAGGCGAGGCTGCGAAGCCGCTCCGCCTGCGGATCGGTCCACGTGATCATCGACAGGCCCATCGGCACGACGAGAAGCATGCCGAGGACCAGGAGCAGATCGATCTCGTTCACTGGATTCGAGCGTCCCACAATCTGCGAACAAATACTACGGGCCCGCCAAGTCCGGACCCTTTGACATTAAACACTTTGCACTGTATTAATAGTGTTGAACTTAGAAAGGTTACTAATGGCGCGGTTCGGCGAAGGTCAGTGGGCTCTGGGGTACAGCGAGCCGCTCAACAAACCTGAGGCAATCAAGAAGGACGACGACGGCCTCAACGTCCGTGACCGCATCATCAACACCTACTCCAAGCAGGGATTCTCCTCCATCTGGCCCGACGACCTCCGCAGCCGCATGCGCTGGTGGGGCCTCTACACCCAGCGCCGCCAGGGCATCCCCGGTGGCTTGACCGCCCGCTGCGAGCCCTGGGAGCTGGAGGACGAGTTCTTCATGCTGCGGGTCCGCATCGCCGGCGGGCAGATGGACAGCGAGCAGCTTCGCGCCATCGCCCACGTCGCCGAGCGGTACGGCCGCAGCGTCGCCGACGTCACCGACCGCCAGAACATCCAGCTCCACTGGATCCGCATCCAGGACGTGCCCGACATCTGGCGCATCATCGAGGGCGTCGGCCTCACCACCTGCGAGGCGTGCGGCGACACCCCCCGGAACATGATGGGCTGCCCGGTCGCCGGCGTCGACGAGAACGAGTTGTTCGACGCCACCCCGGACCTCATGGCCCTCAGCGAAAGATTCCTGGCCGACCCGGCGTTCTCCAACTTCCCCCGCAAGTTCAAGACCTCGGTCACCGCCTGCCACCAGCACTGCTGCCAGCACGAGACCCACGACCTGGCCTTCGTCGGCGTCGACAACGGCGGCCGGCTGGGATACGACGTCTGGGTCGGCGGGGGCCTCGGCCCCAACCCCCACTTCGGCAAGCGCCTTGGCGTGTTCATCGAGCGGGACCAGCTCCAAGATGTCTGGGCCGCCGCCGCCGGTACCTTCCGCGACTACGGCTTCCGCCGGGCCCGCAACCGGGCACGGGTCAAGTTCCTCATGGCCGAGTGGGGCCCCGAGAAGTACCGCGAGATCATGGAGAAGGAGTACCTGGGCCACGCACTGCCCGACGGCCCGGCCCCCAGCCCCTCCACCACCGCCCAACGCGACCACGTGGGCCTGTTTCCCCAGCAGGACGGAAAATGCTACGTGGGGTTCGCCCCCCGGGCCGGCCGGACCACTGCCCAGGGGCTCCGCCACGTCGCCGACCTCGCCGAGGAGTATGGCTCGGGCCGCATCCGGGCGACCACGCAGCAGAAGATGGTGATCCTCGACGTAGAGCGCAAGGACACCCCGGCGCTGATCGACAAGCTCGAGCGCCAGGACCTCCGGGTCAATCCGAGCGTCTTCCGGCGGGGCACCATGGCGTGCACGGGCATCGAGTTTTGCAAGCTGGCGATCGTCGAGACCAAGAGCCGGGCCGACTGGCTCTACCGGGAACTCGAGGACCGCCTTCCGGACTTCGACGAACCGATCCGGATCAACCTCAACGGCTGCCCCAACTCGTGTGCCCGGGTCCAGATCTCCGACATCGGCCTGGTCGGCTCTCTCATGACGAAGCCCGACGGCACCAAGTACGACGGTTTCCAGGTCCACCTGGGAGGGCACCTGGGCGACGGATACAAGTTCGGCCGCAGGGTCAAGGGGTTCAAGGTCCCCGCCCACACGCTGGCCGACTACGTCGAGAAGCTGCTGCGCACCTATCTGTCCACCCGGACCGAGGGTGAACCGTTCCATGAGTGGTCCGCCCGAGCGCCGGAGGTATGGCTCAAGTGACCCCCGCCGAAGCGATCCTGGAGAAGCACCGCCACAAACACCTGCCGCTCCTCACGATCCCGGCCGGCTCCGATGCGCCCGAGCTTCCGGACTTCGAAGGCGTCCCGGCCGAGGACATCCTCAAGTGGGCGTTCGAGCAGTTCGGCCTCGACGTCGTGCTGGCCAGCTCCATGCAGGACTCGGTCCTGATCGACCTGGCGTGGAAGGTCGAGCCCCGGGTGGAGGTCTTCTTCCTGGACACCGGGTTCCACTTCTACGAGACCATCGCCACCGCCAAGGCGGTCCGGAACCGCTACAACCTGAACCTGGTGATGCTGGACCCGGTCGACGAGCCGGCGGTTTGGTCGGAAGAGGGCTACAAAGCCTGCTGCGCCTCCCGCAAGGTGGCCCCGATGAACAACTACCTGAAGGACAAGAGGGCGTGGATGTCGGGCCTGCGCCGGGCGGAGTCCGAGACCCGGGCCCACGCCAAGGCGGTCGAGTGGGACGCCTCCCGGGGCCTGGTGAAGATCAACCCGATCGTCGAGTGGTCCGACCACAAGGTCGAGAGGTACATCAAGCACCACGACCTGATCGTGAACCCGCTGAAGCTGCAGGGCTACGACTCCATCGGCTGCGTCCCCTGCACCATCCCGGGCAACGGCCGGGAGGGCCGCTGGGCGGGAACCCTGCGGGTCGAGTGCGGGATCCACCAGGTGCACCCCGCGGTGGCCGACCCGGTGGAGCCGGCATCTGCCGACTAACTCGGACTCGGAGGCGGTTCCCTCCAGGGTTCAGCCGAACTACTGCCCCTACTGCGGGGAGCAGGACTTCATCCCGGTCGACGACCCCGGCCAGTTCTACTGCGAGTCCTGTAACCGCCGGTTCCAGGTGAAGATGCTCGGCCTGGGGAACTGACGCACCCCTACTGCTGCTCCTTGGCTTTCTGCTCCTCGATCTGCCGCTCCTTCTCCTGTGCCTTCTCCTTTGCGCCGAGCTCAGGCATGTCAGCCCACTTGGGGTCGGTTCCCGGAGTCGTCTCGGGTGTTGCCGGCGCCGACGTGGTGTCGGGGCTGGGCGACGCTGATGAAGTATCTGGTTGACCGTTCACGAGCACCTCCTGGCAAGTTCTGTGGATAGATCGGCCGGCTCTGAGCCTATTGCCCCATCCGACAAATTGCACTACCCGCTCCGCACCGATTGGCACATACTGAAGCCAGCCGGCGTCGCAGGCGCCGCAACGCTGGGGGTCGCCATGAAAATACGATCGCTAACCGCAGGTCTGTTTGCCCTTCTACTCCTCCTCCTTCTACCCGCCACGGCGCTTGCTGCCGATTTTCGAGGCGCCGAGGGGCGCCAGGACGTGAGCGGCACCGTTGACGACGACGTCTACATCGCCGGCGACGAGATCGTCGTCTCCGGGGAGGTGACGGGCGATGTCTTCGGCGCAGGTCGCAGCATTCGCCTGACCGGCTCGACCGGCCAATCCTTCTTCGCCGGAGCGCAGGACGTGACCATCGACGGAACGGTGGGCCACACCGCCCGGGTCGGGGCTCAGGACCTTGTAGTCACCGGAACCATCACTCAGGACCTGCTGGGCGCCGGGCAGACCCTCACCGTGGAGACCGATGGGCAGATCGGCCGCGACCTGTGGGCCGGCGGCCAGAACCTCACAGTCGCCGGGAACGTCGCCCGGGACATCCGGGGCGGCGTTCAGGACCTCACGATCAGCGGGACGGTGGGCGGCAACGTCGAGGTCGACGCCGACAGCGTCACCCTCGAGGACGGCGCCCGGATCGCCGGGGACCTCATCTACACCTCCAACAGTGAGGCCGACATCGACCCGGGGGCCGAGGTCACCGGGGAGGTCGTCCGGCGGGAGCCCAAAGCGGCGCCGGCCGACGACAGGAACCCGGTTGTCGACACGATTCTCGAGTTCATCCGGGGGGTCGCCGGTGCTTTCGCGCTGGGCCTTGTCCTGCTGTGGCTGTTCCCCGACCTGCTGCCGAACCTCGCCAGGACCATGCGCACTGCCATCGCCCCGAGTCTTGGAATCGGCCTGGCGGCACTGTTCGTGGTCCCGATCGTGGCACTGATCGCGTTCGTCATTGCGCTGGTTCTCGGCGCATTCGGCGCCATACCCCTGCTGTTGCTGGCGGTTTACGGCTTCCTGCTCATTCTGGCCAAGGCCGCCGTGGGCTACCTGATCGGGTCGATGATCCTCAAGCAGGTCGACGACCCGGCGGTTCGCCGCCCGTTGGTCGACTCGCTGAAGGCGCTGGCCATCGGGGTCACCGTACTCACCTTGATCATGTTGGTGCCCTTCGTCGGCGGGCTGGTCGGGTTCGTCATCGGAGTGCTGACGTTGGGGGCCGGCGTAGTGGCGTTCATGAACTGGCGGAAGTCCCGGAGTGCTGCGGGGGCCCCGCCCCCCACCGCTCCGGGCGTTCCTCCGACGGCGGGGCCGATCGGCGCTTAACCGGGAGCCGACCCCCTAACTCACTCCTGGACCCGCTGCTCCCCGGTGTATACGTTGAACGAATCGTCCCGCAGGAAGCCCACCAGCGTCATCCCGAAGCGGGCGGCCAGGTCCACCGCCAGGCTCGACGGGGCCGACACTGCGCACATCACCCCTGCGCCCGCCCGCAGCGCTTTCTGGACCAGCTCGTAGCTCGCCCGGCCGCTCACCAGGATCGTGTGGTCGGTCAGCGGCAGGCGGTCCTGCAGCAGTGCCCAGCCCACCAGCTTGTCCAGGGCGTTGTGCCGCCCGACGTCCTCCCGGACCGCCAGCAGCTTGCCCTCGGCGTCGAACAGCCCCGCCGCGTGCACCCCGCCCGTCTTGGCGAACAGCTTCTGGCCCTTCTTCAGGCGCTCCGGCAGCGACAGGATCAGCTCGGGCGAAAGCTTCGGGCCCTCGCCCAGCGGCGGGACGCCGGTGATCGCCAGCTGGTCGAGCGAAGCCTTGCCGCACACCCCGCAGCCGCTGTTGGAGTAGAA
The sequence above is a segment of the Actinomycetota bacterium genome. Coding sequences within it:
- the cysC gene encoding adenylyl-sulfate kinase produces the protein MAPGNVVWQQGQVSREERPSRGGTIWFTGFSGSGKSTIASAVEAALIAAGRPAYLLDGDNVRHGLNGDLGFSAEDRTENVRRISHVAQLMADAGLVVLVPVISPYRDGRQWARDIHAAADLPFVEVFVDAPIEACMERDVKGLYAKAAAGEIPNFTGVSDPYEPPENPEIHIRTDEETPETSVASVLLYLDTNGWM
- a CDS encoding Ig-like domain-containing protein, coding for MNISTGQNELGFDGNAVFDESWWPKGRARVGVFLVVCLMAVAMILLAGAPAFAATSYAADSAAALASSVAVTSSNNPAKAGQAVTFTATVTPAAATGTVQFKIDGVNAGAAVPVSGGTAGLAMSSAPPVGPHTVVAEYSGDATVAPSTGTLAGGQQVTKGDSTTTVTSSRNPAKLHEPVSFTVNVLPSTAGGSVQLKMNGINFGAPLTLNNGTAGFAVTTLSGPPGTRTLVAEYSGDANFNPSTGTLAGGQQVTKGDSTTTVTSSKNPSRPGEDITITASVFPRPGATGTVRFKVDGEVIDEPVALSDGVAEIELTSDDDSTGTSAITAEYSGDVNFNPSTGTLPGGQVVSGKQATTTKLSLLANSNKPEERTFVATVSPANASGTVQFKVDGTSFGSPVALSNGVAKSGPTTLSAGNHAVVAEYSGDANFRPSSDTASVPGVQTGPKIATSVKLTYGINSEQMSKAVTFHAAITPAEATGTVQFKLDGKNIGSPVAVKDGVANSAPVTLKPGNHRVEAEYSGDARYQPSRGVMERVNVGSGKTGVLPRTGSSTVPLALLAASFLVSGVLIQRRANRVDAAKMQPEDYL
- a CDS encoding MFS transporter; the protein is MVEARRTPLSELAGVQRKIIGVLAGAQVVSGMGTSVAFAFSALVVHELSGSTALSGLAGTAVVLGAALFALPTARAAGKGGRRAGLSLAYGVALLGSVIAVTAIALGLWPLLLAGLLLLGAGTAGNLSARYAATDLAPAGHAARHLSWVVWAATVGAVAGPNLAQPAAELGARLGLSPEAGPFAAAGLTFALSGLILNIWLRPDPLVLARSLAVPTLDDHGLPVRTSMRAAWAALKVVPAARRALLAIAVSHTAMVSIMSMTPVHLDGGHATLTIIGIVISIHVAGMYTLAPLIGSLADRVGKPQVLILGMLLLLAAAATAGMGGHNVPMVTIGLFLLGVGWSCGLIAGSSMLSEALSVDLRPVVQGFSDLVMNACGAGGALLAGAVMGATSFGALSGLVGTMVVLTVLSLSRGMGAVPPGGRQVPSSY
- a CDS encoding YndJ family transporter; translated protein: MNEIDLLLVLGMLLVVPMGLSMITWTDPQAERLRSLAYKAVPFVAVLGSLSVVPRDAAYQDSIGGVLSGLWLALCLMVGISAVAEVSKARPPRFEGYLPIAACLFLVVGAAWLVLFRAGVRPMDLPIEIVELTAVHFHFAGFAAPILAAQAARWLRALPGRWDRLAAYAGGGVVLAMVLVAAGISGSPLLEVEGAILMALSLIALAAGTTLIAWRLPPAARVLLIVSSAAVWISMVLAVQYAVGQYLVVGGLSVRDMARTHGVLNVVFTVFGLAGWKVAGKKVTLRERAATAEAPPEAVEPVPAAEEPAPEPVKTPDTPATPEPVAPVETPDPAEPVRPAEPGSTA
- a CDS encoding nitrite/sulfite reductase, producing the protein MARFGEGQWALGYSEPLNKPEAIKKDDDGLNVRDRIINTYSKQGFSSIWPDDLRSRMRWWGLYTQRRQGIPGGLTARCEPWELEDEFFMLRVRIAGGQMDSEQLRAIAHVAERYGRSVADVTDRQNIQLHWIRIQDVPDIWRIIEGVGLTTCEACGDTPRNMMGCPVAGVDENELFDATPDLMALSERFLADPAFSNFPRKFKTSVTACHQHCCQHETHDLAFVGVDNGGRLGYDVWVGGGLGPNPHFGKRLGVFIERDQLQDVWAAAAGTFRDYGFRRARNRARVKFLMAEWGPEKYREIMEKEYLGHALPDGPAPSPSTTAQRDHVGLFPQQDGKCYVGFAPRAGRTTAQGLRHVADLAEEYGSGRIRATTQQKMVILDVERKDTPALIDKLERQDLRVNPSVFRRGTMACTGIEFCKLAIVETKSRADWLYRELEDRLPDFDEPIRINLNGCPNSCARVQISDIGLVGSLMTKPDGTKYDGFQVHLGGHLGDGYKFGRRVKGFKVPAHTLADYVEKLLRTYLSTRTEGEPFHEWSARAPEVWLK
- a CDS encoding phosphoadenylyl-sulfate reductase, whose product is MTPAEAILEKHRHKHLPLLTIPAGSDAPELPDFEGVPAEDILKWAFEQFGLDVVLASSMQDSVLIDLAWKVEPRVEVFFLDTGFHFYETIATAKAVRNRYNLNLVMLDPVDEPAVWSEEGYKACCASRKVAPMNNYLKDKRAWMSGLRRAESETRAHAKAVEWDASRGLVKINPIVEWSDHKVERYIKHHDLIVNPLKLQGYDSIGCVPCTIPGNGREGRWAGTLRVECGIHQVHPAVADPVEPASAD
- a CDS encoding Insertion element protein, coding for MPTNSDSEAVPSRVQPNYCPYCGEQDFIPVDDPGQFYCESCNRRFQVKMLGLGN
- the fdhD gene encoding formate dehydrogenase accessory sulfurtransferase FdhD → MSERPSASRSGVVRQYRREGLNRPRSEVLATEEPFEIRLNAEGQEIKASITMRTPGNDFELAVGFLYAESVLAGKQDFHSVRYCQPTDEQQYNVVTVDLRGPMPDTATLDRNFYSNSGCGVCGKASLDQLAITGVPPLGEGPKLSPELILSLPERLKKGQKLFAKTGGVHAAGLFDAEGKLLAVREDVGRHNALDKLVGWALLQDRLPLTDHTILVSGRASYELVQKALRAGAGVMCAVSAPSSLAVDLAARFGMTLVGFLRDDSFNVYTGEQRVQE